In Wolinella succinogenes DSM 1740, a single genomic region encodes these proteins:
- a CDS encoding enoyl-ACP reductase, with translation MKGKTLVISGATRGIGKAILYGFAQKGVNCAFTYNKNAEEAQKIAKELEESYGIKARCYPLDILEPEQYKELFTKIDTDFDRVDFFISNAIISGRSVVGGFAPFMRLKPKGLNNIYTATVLAFVVGAQEAAKRMKESGGGSIISLSSTGNLVYTPNYAGHGSSKNAVETMVKYAASDLGEWGIRVNCVSGGPIDTDALKAFPDYEEIKAIVEKQSAVGRMGQPQDLVGACLFLCDESASPWLTGQTIIIDGGTSFK, from the coding sequence GTGAAAGGAAAAACTCTAGTCATCAGTGGAGCCACTCGTGGTATTGGCAAGGCAATTCTCTATGGATTTGCTCAAAAAGGGGTCAATTGCGCCTTCACTTACAATAAAAATGCCGAAGAAGCACAAAAGATCGCCAAGGAGCTAGAAGAGAGCTATGGAATCAAAGCCCGCTGCTATCCGCTGGATATCCTAGAGCCTGAGCAATACAAAGAGCTGTTTACCAAGATCGATACGGATTTTGATCGAGTCGATTTTTTCATCAGCAACGCCATCATCTCAGGTCGCTCTGTCGTGGGGGGATTTGCCCCCTTCATGAGACTCAAGCCCAAGGGTCTTAACAACATCTACACCGCCACTGTGCTCGCCTTTGTCGTGGGAGCCCAAGAGGCGGCCAAGCGAATGAAGGAGAGCGGTGGAGGCAGCATCATCTCGCTTAGCTCCACAGGAAATCTTGTCTATACTCCCAATTACGCGGGCCATGGAAGCTCCAAAAACGCGGTCGAAACCATGGTCAAATATGCGGCTAGCGATCTTGGTGAGTGGGGAATTCGCGTCAACTGCGTGAGTGGCGGACCTATCGACACCGATGCACTCAAAGCGTTTCCTGATTACGAAGAGATCAAAGCGATCGTGGAGAAACAATCCGCCGTGGGTCGCATGGGGCAGCCTCAAGATCTTGTGGGTGCGTGCCTCTTCCTCTGCGATGAGAGTGCTAGCCCTTGGCTCACAGGACAGACCATCATCATTGATGGGGGAACGAGCTTCAAGTGA
- the dapA gene encoding 4-hydroxy-tetrahydrodipicolinate synthase: MNTVTGAMSALITPFRNGRLDTETYEKLIQRQIRHGMDALVPVGTTGESATLSHSEHKECIEIAVKVCQGTGIKVLAGAGSNSTLEAIDLAKFAEKMGADGILCVTPYYNKPSQEGLFQHYKAVAESVGIPLMLYNVPGRTGVNLETCTIQRLFNEVKNIYGIKEASGSMERIVELNTKIPDFAILSGEDAINYPVLANHGVGVISVIGNLLPDKISALVHKALQGELDESRRINNSLYKINKALFVESNPIPIKAAMYLAGLTPTLEYRLPLVSPSQENMRMIEETLKDYEVKA, encoded by the coding sequence CGACTGGACACTGAAACCTACGAAAAATTAATACAGCGACAGATCCGCCATGGCATGGATGCTCTCGTTCCTGTGGGAACCACAGGCGAATCAGCCACTCTCTCGCACTCAGAGCACAAAGAGTGCATTGAGATTGCCGTGAAGGTCTGCCAAGGCACAGGCATCAAAGTTCTCGCGGGTGCAGGAAGCAACTCCACACTAGAGGCAATTGATTTGGCCAAATTTGCCGAGAAGATGGGGGCTGATGGGATTTTGTGTGTCACACCCTATTACAACAAACCCAGTCAAGAGGGGCTTTTCCAGCACTACAAGGCGGTCGCTGAATCCGTTGGAATTCCCCTCATGCTCTACAATGTCCCTGGACGCACGGGGGTCAATCTAGAGACCTGCACCATTCAACGACTCTTTAATGAAGTCAAAAATATCTACGGAATCAAGGAAGCCTCAGGCTCGATGGAGAGGATTGTCGAGCTTAATACCAAGATTCCCGACTTTGCCATTCTTAGCGGCGAAGATGCGATCAACTACCCCGTCCTTGCCAATCACGGCGTAGGCGTCATCTCCGTGATAGGGAATCTTCTCCCTGATAAAATCTCTGCGCTCGTTCATAAAGCGCTCCAAGGGGAGCTAGATGAGAGTCGCCGCATCAATAACTCGCTCTACAAAATCAATAAAGCCCTCTTTGTGGAGAGCAACCCCATTCCCATCAAGGCGGCCATGTATTTAGCGGGGCTCACCCCGACCCTAGAGTATCGTCTCCCTCTAGTGTCCCCCAGCCAAGAAAATATGAGAATGATTGAAGAAACTTTAAAAGATTATGAGGTGAAAGCGTGA